The Listeria monocytogenes genome window below encodes:
- the rpsO gene encoding 30S ribosomal protein S15, producing the protein MALTQERKNEIIAEYRVHDTDTGSPEVQIAVLTAEINSLNEHVRVHKKDHHSYRGLMKMVGHRRNLLTYLRKKDVQRYRELIKRLGLRR; encoded by the coding sequence ATGGCTTTAACTCAAGAACGCAAAAATGAAATTATTGCAGAGTACCGTGTCCATGATACAGATACTGGTTCACCAGAAGTACAAATCGCTGTATTAACTGCTGAAATCAATAGCTTAAATGAACACGTTCGCGTACACAAAAAAGATCATCACTCTTACCGTGGATTAATGAAAATGGTAGGTCACCGTCGTAACCTATTAACTTACCTACGTAAAAAAGATGTTCAACGTTACCGCGAACTTATCAAACGTTTAGGTTTACGTCGATAA
- a CDS encoding YlxQ family RNA-binding protein, producing the protein MDKKALSLLGLANRARKITTGEELVLKAVRNGKAKMVLISEDISEKTEKTIRNKCEYYNVVVKKAGTREMIGGAIGKDTRAIVAILDKGFAIKLAELLG; encoded by the coding sequence ATGGATAAAAAAGCACTTTCCTTATTAGGCCTCGCTAACCGAGCACGTAAAATTACCACTGGTGAAGAATTAGTACTAAAAGCAGTTAGAAATGGGAAAGCAAAAATGGTTCTCATTTCAGAAGATATATCCGAAAAAACCGAGAAAACAATCCGCAACAAGTGTGAATACTACAATGTTGTCGTGAAAAAAGCCGGTACCCGGGAAATGATAGGGGGTGCAATCGGCAAAGACACACGTGCAATCGTTGCAATACTTGATAAAGGATTTGCTATTAAATTAGCAGAATTACTCGGTTGA
- the truB gene encoding tRNA pseudouridine(55) synthase TruB produces MNGIIPLWKERGMTSHDCVFKLRKILHTKKVGHTGTLDPEVEGVLPICIGRATKLAEYVTDEGKVYVAEITLGKSTTTEDATGETVMTKELVDISADELQVALTKLTGKITQIPPMFSAVKVNGKKLYEYARAGIEVERPSRQVDIYSLTRLDGVATLNEANPTFQLEISCGKGTYIRTLAVMIGELLGYPAHMSKLERTRSGFFKKEDCLTLAEIDDMMQASDSNFLYPLEKGIESMAKLVIDEEIHAKVLNGGLLPKSLFKEVENEPRAALIFKDKLTAIYKPHPEKNDLWKPEKVIELHQA; encoded by the coding sequence ATGAACGGTATTATCCCACTGTGGAAAGAACGCGGGATGACGAGTCATGATTGCGTTTTTAAATTAAGAAAAATACTACATACAAAAAAAGTAGGACACACTGGCACGCTGGATCCAGAAGTGGAGGGGGTACTTCCAATTTGTATCGGCCGTGCGACAAAACTCGCAGAATACGTAACAGATGAAGGGAAAGTCTACGTAGCAGAAATAACATTAGGTAAATCGACTACAACGGAAGATGCGACTGGTGAAACGGTTATGACCAAGGAATTAGTAGACATTTCTGCTGATGAACTTCAAGTCGCGCTCACTAAATTGACTGGAAAAATCACTCAAATTCCCCCTATGTTTTCTGCTGTAAAAGTCAATGGTAAGAAATTGTATGAATATGCAAGGGCTGGTATAGAGGTGGAACGCCCATCCAGGCAAGTGGATATTTATTCGTTAACTCGTTTAGATGGCGTGGCTACGCTAAATGAAGCAAATCCGACTTTTCAGTTAGAAATATCCTGTGGAAAAGGTACTTATATTCGTACGCTCGCAGTTATGATTGGCGAATTATTAGGATATCCAGCGCACATGTCCAAACTAGAACGGACTCGTAGTGGCTTTTTCAAAAAAGAAGATTGCTTAACGCTGGCAGAAATTGATGATATGATGCAAGCGAGTGATAGCAACTTTTTATATCCGCTGGAAAAAGGCATTGAATCCATGGCTAAATTAGTGATTGATGAAGAAATCCATGCGAAAGTTTTAAATGGCGGTCTTTTACCAAAATCGCTATTTAAAGAGGTGGAGAATGAGCCTCGTGCTGCGCTTATTTTCAAAGATAAATTAACAGCAATTTACAAACCTCACCCAGAGAAAAATGACCTTTGGAAACCAGAAAAAGTCATCGAGTTACATCAAGCATAG
- the rnpM gene encoding RNase P modulator RnpM: MRNKKIPLRKCIITGERLPKGELLRIAYSKDGALTIDPTGKAPGRGFYIVKSVEACEKAKKKNAIFHQLKMPEQESFYDELITYVKSLEEPTNG, translated from the coding sequence ATGCGTAATAAAAAAATCCCCCTTCGAAAATGTATTATTACCGGTGAACGCTTGCCAAAAGGCGAACTTCTTCGTATTGCGTATTCGAAAGACGGAGCGCTTACGATAGATCCTACAGGCAAAGCACCTGGACGTGGTTTCTACATTGTTAAAAGTGTAGAAGCATGTGAAAAAGCGAAAAAGAAAAACGCTATTTTTCACCAACTAAAAATGCCGGAACAAGAGTCCTTTTATGATGAGTTAATTACTTATGTGAAGTCTCTCGAGGAACCAACGAATGGATAA
- the rsgA gene encoding ribosome small subunit-dependent GTPase A — MILEQYGFTNFFKEQKIAATSSYGRVTAVFRDYYRVITENEEFLASLKRGNFYELSSTSLPAVGDFVEVSSDSQILSVLERKTVFSRMNKDSEEQLIAANFDYALIVMSLNHDFNLNRLERYLTVAWDSSATPIIILTKADLVEDLTAYTQQLETVAYGVPAYYVDNLSHHGFEALKRDLKPNSTLVLLGSSGVGKSSFINSLAGTDLMKTAGIREDDSKGKHTTTHREMHLLMNGWIVIDTPGMREFGVGFNQAGLETTFSDVEDLAEGCRFHDCTHTQEPGCAVQAALEDGNLTMQHYENWLKLQREMAYHARKNSPALARQERDRWKVIQKSLRTHLKTRPKK, encoded by the coding sequence TTGATATTAGAACAATACGGTTTCACAAATTTTTTTAAAGAACAAAAGATAGCTGCTACGTCCTCTTATGGTAGAGTGACGGCGGTATTTAGAGATTATTATCGCGTTATTACGGAGAATGAAGAATTTTTAGCATCATTGAAACGTGGAAATTTTTATGAGCTATCCTCTACTTCCCTTCCCGCTGTTGGTGATTTTGTAGAGGTCAGCAGCGATTCGCAAATACTCTCTGTACTGGAGCGTAAAACGGTCTTTTCTCGAATGAATAAAGACTCAGAAGAACAATTGATTGCCGCAAATTTTGATTATGCGCTCATTGTGATGAGTTTGAATCATGACTTTAATTTAAATCGATTAGAGCGTTATTTAACGGTTGCTTGGGATAGCAGCGCAACACCGATTATCATTTTAACAAAAGCAGACTTAGTGGAAGATTTAACAGCCTATACTCAGCAGCTCGAGACAGTTGCTTATGGCGTTCCAGCTTACTATGTGGATAATTTATCACATCACGGTTTTGAAGCTTTAAAACGTGATTTAAAGCCGAATAGTACACTTGTCTTGCTTGGCTCTTCTGGTGTCGGGAAATCTTCTTTTATTAATTCGCTAGCAGGTACTGATTTAATGAAAACTGCTGGTATCCGCGAAGATGATAGTAAAGGAAAACATACGACGACACATAGAGAAATGCATTTGCTTATGAACGGTTGGATTGTGATTGATACACCTGGAATGCGTGAATTCGGTGTTGGTTTTAACCAAGCTGGGTTAGAAACCACTTTCTCGGATGTAGAGGACTTGGCTGAAGGATGTCGTTTTCACGATTGCACACACACACAAGAACCAGGTTGCGCTGTCCAAGCAGCATTAGAAGATGGCAACTTAACGATGCAACACTACGAAAATTGGTTAAAATTGCAGCGAGAAATGGCTTATCACGCCCGAAAAAATAGTCCTGCTCTTGCAAGACAAGAACGTGACCGCTGGAAAGTTATTCAAAAATCACTTCGGACACATTTAAAAACACGTCCAAAAAAATAG
- the nusA gene encoding transcription termination factor NusA, producing MSTELLDALHVLEHDKGISREVLVEAIEAALTSAYKRNFKDAQNVRVDLNMENGSIRVLARKEAVEQVFDSRLEISMEEAHKLNPVYKPGDVVELEVTPKDFGRIAAQTAKQVVTQRVREAERGIIYDEFIDREDDIMTGIVERQDSRFIYVNLGKIEAILSQNEQMPNETYHAHDRIKVYLTKVEKTTKGPQIFVSRTHPGLLKRLFEMEVPEIYDGVVEIKSVAREAGDRSKISVYTANEEVDPVGACVGPKGARVQTIVNELKGEKIDIVEWSEDPFTFVANALSPSKVLDVIVNEADQATTVIVPDYQLSLAIGKRGQNARLAAKLTGWKIDIKSETVATELGIYPRNNVETPEVEEVESETFTEDEE from the coding sequence ATGAGCACAGAATTATTAGATGCTCTTCATGTGTTAGAACATGATAAAGGTATTTCAAGAGAGGTTTTAGTAGAAGCAATTGAAGCTGCTCTTACATCCGCATATAAAAGAAACTTCAAAGATGCACAAAACGTACGCGTAGATTTAAATATGGAAAACGGTTCTATCCGTGTTTTAGCTAGAAAAGAAGCAGTAGAACAAGTATTTGATTCTCGTCTTGAAATCTCTATGGAAGAAGCACACAAACTGAATCCAGTATACAAACCAGGTGACGTAGTGGAGCTTGAAGTAACGCCAAAAGATTTTGGACGTATTGCAGCTCAAACAGCAAAACAAGTTGTGACGCAACGTGTTCGTGAAGCGGAACGTGGCATCATTTACGATGAATTTATCGACCGTGAAGACGACATTATGACTGGTATCGTTGAGCGTCAAGATTCTCGTTTTATCTATGTAAACCTTGGTAAAATCGAAGCTATCTTGTCTCAAAACGAACAAATGCCAAACGAAACTTATCATGCACATGATCGCATCAAAGTATATTTAACAAAAGTAGAGAAAACGACAAAAGGGCCACAAATTTTTGTATCCCGTACACATCCTGGATTACTGAAGCGTCTTTTTGAAATGGAAGTTCCAGAAATCTATGATGGTGTTGTAGAAATCAAATCTGTTGCACGTGAAGCGGGAGATCGTTCAAAAATCTCTGTCTACACAGCAAATGAAGAAGTTGATCCAGTTGGCGCATGTGTCGGACCAAAAGGTGCACGTGTCCAAACAATCGTCAATGAACTTAAAGGTGAAAAAATTGATATCGTGGAATGGTCAGAAGATCCTTTCACATTCGTAGCTAATGCACTTAGCCCTTCCAAAGTGTTAGATGTTATTGTGAACGAAGCAGACCAAGCAACAACGGTAATCGTACCAGACTATCAGTTATCACTAGCAATTGGTAAACGTGGTCAAAACGCTCGTTTAGCAGCAAAACTAACTGGTTGGAAAATTGATATTAAAAGTGAAACAGTTGCAACTGAGCTAGGCATCTACCCTCGTAATAACGTAGAAACGCCAGAAGTGGAAGAAGTAGAGAGCGAAACTTTTACAGAAGATGAAGAGTAA
- the rimP gene encoding ribosome maturation factor RimP, which translates to MSKVLEQVEAIVAPITDELQLELVDIVFEKEGPNWFLRIFIDKDGGVDIDECAAVSEKVSEKMDENDPITQNYFLEVSSPGAERPLKKEQDFENAVSKYVHVTSYEPIDGRKMWEGTLVSYDGTTLVITITDKTRKITCEIPKDKVAKARLAIQF; encoded by the coding sequence ATGAGTAAAGTACTAGAACAAGTAGAAGCAATTGTTGCGCCAATCACGGACGAACTTCAACTAGAACTCGTAGATATTGTCTTTGAAAAAGAAGGCCCAAATTGGTTTTTACGAATTTTTATTGACAAAGATGGTGGCGTAGATATCGATGAATGCGCAGCCGTGAGCGAAAAAGTTAGTGAGAAAATGGACGAAAATGATCCCATTACACAAAACTACTTTTTAGAAGTATCTTCACCTGGTGCTGAACGTCCACTGAAGAAAGAGCAAGATTTTGAAAATGCGGTAAGTAAATATGTTCACGTCACTTCCTATGAGCCAATTGACGGTCGTAAAATGTGGGAAGGAACGCTTGTTAGTTATGACGGCACAACACTCGTTATTACTATCACGGATAAAACACGCAAAATCACTTGTGAAATTCCTAAAGACAAAGTAGCCAAAGCAAGACTTGCAATTCAATTTTAA
- a CDS encoding bifunctional riboflavin kinase/FAD synthetase, which translates to MKTIYLHHPITTDEWTSIKKVMALGFFDGVHLGHQAVIKQAKQIAKQKGLQTAVLTFDPHPSVVLSNIRKQVKYLTPLEDKVEKMAELGVDIMYVVRFTTQFSELSPQSFVDNYLVALNVEHVVAGFDYSYGKKGEGKMTDLAKYADGRFEVTIVDKQTAASDKISSTNIRRAITEGELEEANQLLGYPYTTKGTVIHGDKRGRTIGFPTANIRVKEDYLIPKLGVYAVKFRVNGETHLGMASIGYNITFKDDQALSIEVYILDFHREIYGEEAEIEWYQFFRPELKFNGVEGLIAQLEKDEQDTRAFFANLGD; encoded by the coding sequence ATGAAGACGATATACTTACATCATCCGATTACAACAGATGAATGGACTAGCATAAAAAAAGTAATGGCGCTTGGTTTTTTCGATGGCGTGCATTTAGGTCATCAAGCAGTCATTAAACAAGCGAAACAAATTGCGAAACAAAAAGGCCTTCAAACAGCAGTATTAACCTTTGATCCGCACCCGTCTGTCGTTTTAAGCAATATTCGCAAACAAGTAAAATACCTTACACCACTTGAAGATAAAGTGGAAAAAATGGCTGAGCTTGGTGTAGATATTATGTATGTAGTCCGCTTTACTACACAGTTTTCCGAATTATCACCACAATCTTTTGTCGATAATTACTTAGTCGCTTTAAACGTGGAACATGTGGTAGCTGGTTTTGACTATTCTTACGGTAAAAAAGGCGAAGGTAAAATGACTGATTTAGCTAAATATGCTGATGGTCGTTTTGAAGTGACGATTGTTGATAAACAAACTGCTGCAAGTGATAAAATTAGCTCGACAAATATCAGACGTGCGATTACAGAAGGTGAGCTAGAAGAAGCAAATCAACTGCTAGGCTATCCATATACAACAAAAGGAACCGTCATTCACGGAGATAAACGCGGTAGAACAATTGGTTTCCCAACAGCGAATATCCGCGTAAAGGAAGATTACTTGATTCCAAAGCTTGGTGTCTATGCAGTGAAATTCCGCGTGAACGGGGAAACGCATTTGGGGATGGCTAGCATTGGCTACAATATCACGTTTAAAGACGATCAAGCGCTATCCATTGAAGTGTATATTCTAGATTTCCACCGCGAAATTTACGGCGAAGAAGCAGAAATCGAATGGTATCAATTTTTCCGTCCAGAACTTAAATTTAACGGTGTAGAAGGTTTGATTGCCCAGTTAGAAAAAGACGAACAAGATACAAGAGCATTTTTTGCTAATTTAGGAGATTAA
- the pnp gene encoding polyribonucleotide nucleotidyltransferase — translation MSEKQVFSTEWAGKTLSVEVGQLAKQASGAALIRYGDTVVLTAAVGSKKPRPGDFFPLTVNYEEKMYSVGKVPGGFLKREGRPSDRATLTARLIDRPIRPLFAEGFRNEVQITSTVFSVDQDCSPEMAAMLGSSVALVISDIPFEGPIAGVDVGRIDGKYVINPTIEQTEKSDISLTVAGTYDAINMVEAGAKEVSEEAMLEAIMFGHEEIKRLCEFQQQIIAAVGKEKREIELFVSDPELEAEVKAASEGKMKAAIKTEEKKAREAAIEDVKEEILESYKAKELENEAEILGEVAHILEMIEKDEMRRLISQDKIRPDGRKVNEIRPLSSEVGMLPRVHGSGLFTRGQTQALSVCTLAPLREHQIIDGLGTEEYKRFMHHYNFPQFSVGETGPRRAPGRREIGHGALGERALQYVIPSEEEFPYTIRLVSEVLESNGSSSQASICGSTLAMLDAGVPIKAPVAGIAMGLVKLGDDYTILSDIQGMEDHFGDMDFKVAGTKDGITALQMDIKIDGLSRQILDEALTQAKEGRLHILEHLTSTISAPREELSAYAPKIITLNIKPEKIKDVIGPGGKQINAIIDETGVKIDIEQDGTVYIASQDQAMNRKAIAIIEDIVREVEVGEVYTGKVRRIEKFGAFVELFKGTDGLVHISELAHERVGKVEDILKLGDEVTVKVIEVDQQGRVNLSRKALLEKKEQPEGDKKPQAEKKFYPKTKKPESK, via the coding sequence ATGTCTGAAAAACAAGTGTTTTCAACAGAATGGGCAGGTAAAACATTATCTGTTGAAGTAGGTCAATTAGCAAAACAAGCAAGTGGAGCAGCATTAATTCGTTACGGAGATACGGTCGTTTTAACAGCAGCAGTAGGTTCTAAAAAACCACGTCCAGGCGACTTTTTTCCACTAACAGTTAACTATGAAGAAAAAATGTATTCCGTTGGTAAAGTTCCCGGTGGATTTTTAAAACGTGAAGGACGTCCTAGTGATCGTGCGACATTAACAGCACGTCTCATTGACCGTCCAATCCGTCCATTATTTGCAGAAGGTTTCCGTAATGAAGTTCAAATTACATCTACTGTATTTAGTGTGGATCAAGATTGTTCTCCAGAAATGGCAGCAATGCTTGGCTCTTCTGTAGCATTAGTTATTTCCGATATTCCATTTGAAGGACCGATCGCTGGTGTGGATGTGGGTCGTATTGATGGGAAATACGTTATCAACCCAACTATCGAGCAAACAGAAAAAAGCGATATTAGCTTAACCGTTGCAGGAACTTACGATGCTATCAACATGGTAGAAGCTGGAGCAAAAGAAGTTTCAGAAGAAGCAATGCTTGAAGCAATCATGTTTGGTCACGAAGAAATTAAACGCCTTTGTGAATTCCAACAACAAATCATCGCTGCAGTTGGTAAAGAAAAACGCGAAATTGAACTTTTCGTAAGCGATCCTGAACTTGAAGCAGAAGTAAAAGCAGCAAGTGAAGGTAAAATGAAAGCAGCTATCAAAACAGAAGAGAAAAAAGCACGTGAAGCTGCAATTGAAGATGTAAAAGAAGAAATTTTAGAAAGCTATAAAGCAAAAGAATTAGAAAACGAAGCAGAAATTCTTGGCGAAGTAGCTCATATTCTTGAAATGATTGAAAAAGACGAAATGCGTCGTTTGATTTCTCAAGATAAAATCCGTCCAGATGGTCGTAAAGTAAACGAAATTCGTCCACTTTCTTCTGAAGTTGGTATGCTTCCTCGTGTCCATGGTTCTGGTTTATTCACTCGTGGCCAAACTCAAGCTCTAAGCGTATGTACACTGGCACCGCTTCGTGAACACCAAATCATTGATGGTTTAGGGACCGAAGAATACAAACGTTTTATGCACCATTATAATTTCCCGCAATTTAGTGTTGGAGAAACTGGTCCTCGTCGTGCTCCAGGTCGTCGTGAAATCGGTCATGGTGCGTTAGGTGAACGTGCGTTACAATATGTTATTCCTTCCGAAGAGGAATTCCCGTACACAATCCGTCTAGTATCAGAAGTTCTTGAATCAAACGGATCTAGCTCTCAAGCAAGTATTTGTGGTTCTACACTTGCAATGCTTGATGCTGGTGTTCCGATTAAAGCGCCAGTTGCAGGTATCGCAATGGGTCTTGTAAAACTTGGCGATGATTACACCATTCTTTCTGATATCCAAGGTATGGAAGATCACTTTGGCGATATGGACTTTAAAGTTGCTGGAACAAAAGATGGTATCACAGCACTTCAAATGGACATCAAAATCGATGGCTTAAGCCGTCAAATTTTGGACGAAGCATTGACACAAGCAAAAGAAGGTCGCTTACACATTCTAGAACACTTAACTAGCACAATTAGCGCGCCACGTGAAGAACTTTCTGCTTATGCTCCAAAAATCATTACACTGAACATCAAACCTGAGAAAATCAAAGATGTTATCGGGCCTGGTGGAAAACAAATCAATGCAATTATTGATGAAACTGGCGTAAAAATTGATATCGAACAAGATGGTACAGTGTACATTGCTTCTCAAGATCAAGCAATGAACCGTAAAGCAATTGCTATCATCGAAGACATCGTTCGTGAAGTAGAAGTGGGAGAAGTTTACACAGGGAAAGTTCGCCGTATCGAAAAATTTGGCGCATTTGTTGAATTATTCAAAGGTACAGATGGCTTAGTTCACATTTCTGAATTAGCACATGAACGTGTTGGTAAAGTAGAAGATATCCTAAAACTAGGTGATGAAGTTACTGTTAAAGTTATCGAAGTAGACCAACAAGGTCGCGTTAACTTATCACGTAAAGCTTTGCTTGAGAAAAAAGAACAACCAGAAGGCGATAAAAAACCACAAGCAGAGAAAAAATTCTATCCTAAAACGAAAAAACCAGAATCTAAATAA
- the infB gene encoding translation initiation factor IF-2 — protein MSKVRVYEYAKEHQVSSKKVIEALKDLGIEVANHMSTINENALRQLDNAIDGTNKKAEAPKKETTSNENGNSKGPNKPNMTNSNEKSNKPNKPAGQANKPATANKSQGAKPATNKPANTGNQTQSSGNQQAGGQKRNNNNNSNRPGGGNPNRPGGNNRPNRGGNFNNKGRNTKKKGKLNHSTVPPTPPKPKELPEKIVFSESLTVAELAKKLYREPSELIKKLFMLGVVATINQSLDKDAIELICDDYGVQVEEEIKVDVTDLDVYFENELNEAIDETKLVERPPVVTIMGHVDHGKTTLLDSLRNTKVTLGEAGGITQHIGAYQLEIHDKKITFLDTPGHAAFTAMRARGAQITDITILVVAADDGVMPQTIEAINHAKAAGMPIIVAVNKIDKPQANPDRVMQELTEYELVPEAWGGDTIFAPISAKFGEGLENLLDMILLVSEVEELKANPDRRAIGSVIEAELDKGRGPVATLLVQDGTLNIGDPIVVGNTFGRVRAMVNDLGRRVKKVGPSTPVEITGLNDVPQAGDRFVVFEDEKTARNIGETRASRALVAQRSATNRVSLDNLFEHMKAGEMKEVNVIIKADVQGSVEALAASLRKIDVEGVNVKIIHTAVGAINESDITLAAASNAIIIGFNVRPTAQAREAAENESVDIRLHRVIYKAIDEIEAAMKGMLDPEFQEKIIGQAQVRQTINVSKVGTIAGCYVTDGKITRDSGVRIIRDGIVVFEGEIATLKRFKDDAKEVAKGYECGITVQNFNDIKEDDVIEAYVMEEIERK, from the coding sequence ATGAGTAAAGTTCGTGTATATGAATATGCAAAAGAACATCAAGTATCAAGCAAAAAAGTCATTGAAGCATTAAAAGACTTAGGTATTGAAGTGGCAAACCATATGTCCACTATTAATGAAAATGCATTAAGACAATTAGATAATGCCATTGATGGCACAAATAAAAAAGCCGAAGCACCAAAGAAAGAAACTACTAGCAACGAAAATGGAAATAGTAAGGGGCCAAACAAACCAAATATGACAAATAGTAATGAAAAGTCGAATAAACCAAATAAACCAGCAGGACAAGCTAATAAACCAGCAACTGCAAACAAAAGCCAAGGCGCAAAACCAGCTACAAACAAACCAGCAAATACAGGGAACCAAACACAATCTAGTGGTAACCAACAAGCTGGCGGACAAAAACGTAACAATAATAACAACAGTAATCGTCCAGGAGGCGGCAATCCGAATCGTCCAGGCGGAAATAATCGTCCGAATCGCGGCGGCAATTTTAATAATAAAGGACGTAACACGAAGAAAAAAGGGAAACTAAACCACAGTACAGTACCACCAACTCCGCCAAAACCAAAAGAACTTCCTGAAAAAATCGTTTTCAGCGAATCTCTAACAGTAGCGGAATTAGCGAAAAAATTATACAGAGAACCATCTGAACTAATCAAAAAATTATTTATGCTTGGTGTTGTTGCAACAATTAACCAATCATTAGATAAAGATGCAATCGAACTAATTTGTGATGACTACGGTGTGCAAGTAGAAGAAGAAATTAAAGTCGATGTAACAGATTTAGATGTGTACTTTGAAAATGAACTAAATGAAGCGATTGATGAGACTAAACTTGTTGAACGCCCACCAGTTGTTACTATTATGGGACACGTTGACCATGGTAAAACAACATTACTAGATTCCCTTCGTAATACAAAAGTTACTTTAGGAGAAGCTGGTGGTATCACCCAACATATCGGTGCTTACCAATTAGAAATTCATGACAAAAAAATCACTTTCCTTGATACGCCGGGACATGCTGCCTTTACAGCAATGCGTGCTCGTGGTGCGCAAATTACGGACATTACGATTTTAGTTGTAGCAGCAGATGATGGTGTTATGCCACAAACAATTGAAGCAATCAACCATGCAAAAGCTGCGGGAATGCCGATTATTGTTGCTGTTAATAAAATTGATAAACCACAAGCAAACCCAGACCGTGTAATGCAAGAATTAACTGAGTATGAATTAGTTCCAGAAGCTTGGGGCGGCGATACTATTTTCGCACCAATCTCAGCTAAATTCGGCGAAGGTCTTGAAAACTTATTAGATATGATTTTACTTGTATCTGAAGTAGAGGAATTAAAAGCAAATCCTGATCGTCGTGCTATCGGTTCTGTCATCGAAGCAGAACTTGATAAAGGCCGTGGACCAGTTGCGACTTTACTAGTACAAGACGGAACACTTAATATCGGAGATCCAATTGTTGTTGGTAACACGTTTGGGCGTGTTCGTGCAATGGTCAATGATTTAGGTCGTCGCGTGAAAAAAGTAGGACCTAGTACACCAGTTGAAATCACTGGATTAAATGATGTGCCACAAGCCGGCGATCGCTTTGTTGTTTTTGAAGATGAAAAAACAGCAAGAAATATTGGTGAAACTCGTGCAAGCCGTGCGTTAGTAGCACAACGTTCTGCAACAAACCGTGTAAGTTTAGACAACTTATTTGAACATATGAAAGCTGGCGAAATGAAAGAAGTGAACGTTATTATTAAAGCAGACGTTCAAGGTTCTGTAGAAGCTCTTGCTGCATCACTTCGTAAAATTGATGTAGAGGGTGTTAACGTTAAAATCATTCATACTGCAGTTGGAGCTATCAATGAGTCAGATATCACACTTGCAGCAGCTTCTAATGCCATTATTATTGGATTTAATGTTCGTCCAACAGCTCAAGCGCGTGAAGCAGCAGAAAACGAAAGTGTAGACATTCGTTTGCACCGTGTTATCTATAAAGCCATTGATGAAATTGAAGCAGCGATGAAAGGGATGCTTGATCCAGAATTCCAAGAAAAAATTATTGGTCAAGCGCAAGTTCGTCAAACAATCAATGTTTCTAAAGTGGGTACAATTGCCGGCTGTTACGTAACAGATGGTAAAATTACTCGTGATAGTGGTGTTCGTATTATCCGTGACGGAATCGTTGTCTTTGAAGGCGAAATTGCTACACTTAAACGCTTTAAAGATGATGCGAAAGAAGTTGCAAAAGGATACGAATGTGGTATCACCGTACAAAATTTCAACGATATCAAAGAAGACGATGTTATTGAAGCATACGTTATGGAAGAAATTGAAAGAAAATGA
- a CDS encoding DUF503 domain-containing protein, with amino-acid sequence MIQSVISEFFMQEPQNLKEKRAILQRILTRAKQKFNISIAETDYQDLWQRAEISFAIVSSSHIQAEKEAREVLTFLDSFPEWERAETVMEKV; translated from the coding sequence ATGATTCAATCAGTAATTAGTGAATTTTTCATGCAGGAACCACAAAACCTCAAAGAAAAACGCGCTATACTGCAACGAATTTTAACGAGAGCAAAACAAAAATTCAATATCTCCATTGCCGAAACGGATTATCAGGATTTATGGCAGCGAGCGGAAATTAGCTTTGCTATCGTATCTTCCTCGCACATCCAAGCAGAAAAAGAAGCCAGAGAAGTACTTACTTTTCTCGATTCTTTTCCTGAATGGGAACGCGCCGAGACAGTTATGGAGAAGGTATAA
- the rbfA gene encoding 30S ribosome-binding factor RbfA produces the protein MNVRANRVSEQMKKELGDILNRKIKDPRLGFVTVTGVDVTGDLQEAKVFISILGTDKEKENTLLALAKAHGFIRSEIGRRIRLRKVPEMSFEIDNSIAYGNRIDELLRDLNNDQ, from the coding sequence TTGAACGTAAGAGCAAATCGTGTCAGTGAGCAAATGAAAAAAGAATTGGGCGATATTTTAAATCGTAAAATTAAAGACCCACGCTTAGGTTTTGTTACTGTAACGGGAGTTGATGTTACTGGTGACTTACAAGAAGCTAAGGTGTTCATTTCCATTCTTGGTACCGATAAGGAAAAAGAAAATACGTTACTCGCACTTGCGAAAGCGCATGGCTTTATCCGCTCTGAAATCGGTCGTCGTATTCGACTTCGTAAAGTTCCAGAAATGTCTTTTGAAATAGATAATTCCATCGCTTACGGAAATCGAATCGATGAATTGCTTCGCGACTTAAATAACGATCAATAA